DNA sequence from the Parasphingorhabdus cellanae genome:
AGCTTCACGGCGTCAGTCCCGACGAAGTGAAAGCAATTATGCGGTCTAATTTGAAAACCGGTAGTTACCGGGCCTGGCGCAAACGTGTGCGTGATTTTCGTGACCGCCGGGCCGTGTATAAGTGAATTCGGGATTTGAAAAGCATCAAACGGAAAAAGCGATTCCGCGCGGTTCAATGCGCGGAATCGCCAGTATTCTGCTATTTTATGCAATATTTTCCGGATGCTTTTAGACCGCCCGGACAGCTGCCGCTTTTCACTTCGGCATAGTCGCCTTTGTCACCGACGCAATAATTGCTCGAAGATTTGAAGCCGGTTGGGCAAGAACCGATTTTGGCTATGGCCACTTTTCCGGAGCTTGATTTACAGTTGCCACCGGAGGCTTTGAAGCCGGTTGGACAGCTGCCGTCTTTGGTCACGCTGGTGCTGCTCGATTGGGCAAAAGCCAGTGGCGCGTAAAGCCCGGATGTCGCAATTGCCGCCGCGGCTATCATGGTAAATGTTTTCATAGATATTTCCTTATACTGGTTTTGAAATTTGATGACTAACGGCCGGAAGCGCTCATATATTCAAAGCCGACCAGACTTTGGCCGGTACGTTTATTGTAATATTGGCAGTAAAGTTTCTCGGTCGGTCCGCGGAATTTGCCGGTGGTGCGGGCCAGAAAGCTGATGCCATATTTGCCGCGCTTTTTGATATCGGCGGAATAGGCGGACGCGCGAGACGAATTGCTTCCGGTCGCGCAATTGGTGACGCCCTGATCATTGCCACAATGCAATTTCATGTGGGAATCGCCAAGATACTGGTCGCTGTTCCACGTCCAATAATCGGTAACGCCGGCACCCGGGTTGTCGGACCGTACGCACTGCCATTCAAAATCATTGCCTTTGTCGAGCGCTTTATACTGTGCGCGATTGACCTCGAAATAGACGACTTCGCCGGATTGCAGGCCGGGTGTGATGATACAGCTTTTGCTGACTTTTCCGGGCTTTCGATTGATGAAGCCCGTACGCTTTTCTTTGCTGAAGCCTTGTTGGAAGGTATATTCGCCAAGGTTACCTATGGTAACATCGGATAAAGCAAGGCCGGTACATTTGGTCTGCGATGTCAGATTGGCCGAAGGCATACCCATTTTATAATCGGTACGGGTTGGTGTCCGCTTGGCTGTGCGCGGGCTATTGCTGGTGCTGCCCCGGTTGGAAAAGCCGCTTGATGAGGTTCCGGTTACTCGATCAATAACCTCGACAGCATCGTCGACCCTTTTCTTTTCCTTTTTCACTTTCTTGACGGCGCTTTTCAATCCGCCAAATGGATCACGCGCTTCGGCCATATGCCCGGTGGATAGAACGGCAACGCCTGCAAGTAGGTACATAGTATTTTTGAGTGACATTGGTAATCTCCCTTGTTGTCGAGAGAGCAAATGTCTGGATTTGGGCCATAGGAGAATATGCCATATGGGATAAGCGCACGAATGAATTGGCTCTGCTTCTGTGATCCAGGTCACAAGAGGCGGCGGGACGAACGCATCCCGTTCGTTTTTTGCAATTGCTTGCCCGAAAAGACACGTTATCAGCGTCGATGAAAAATGCTTGTTGCAAGCGGAGTTTGATTAAGTCGGGAGCGAAGTTTCAGTGGATCGCGAAATCGCCGGGCGTGACGAAGATATTGTAAAGCTAGCCTATTCGCTGGCCATCGGTCCCTATCGCTATCGAGAAATGTTCGATCTTTTGGGAACGCGGTTGGACCAGGCCTTAGACAAAGCAAAGGATAGCGCCGACGGGTCCGACGGATCAGATTTCGACGAAGATACTATCCGATCGGTATTTGAACCTCTGGTGCCTCATTTTGAAAATGCTCAGTCGCTGATGGATATGCAGGGCCGCCCCTCCGACAGTGCCAAATATTCGATGAAAATGATTGATGCAGACAGCCGTCCCTCCGCTTTAATCGATGCAGACGGCCGGATTGTTTACGCCAATAGCGCCGCTGAGGAGATGTTCAGGCTTCACACGGGAAAATG
Encoded proteins:
- a CDS encoding DUF2805 domain-containing protein, producing MAKAPDLPEDIVSEIIEMALSDHVPFETIRKLHGVSPDEVKAIMRSNLKTGSYRAWRKRVRDFRDRRAVYK